The window TTCGGGGTGACCtatgaacaaaagaatgaaagagtaatcTGACTTGAGCTTCCATTATGCATGGCTACtcttttgatcctttgatttgcctgacaggttagcatttgacttaagtcaactggtaagatgacaactttggaagaaatgcgtaaggaatTGAACCTTCTTCGAAacgaggtagaatttcaaaggaaattagctgactactgggaaggacggtggaaacaagaatatgcagagaaaattgaaTTACTACGCCAGAATGTAGAATTAGAgaagaaatgcaaagaaaatcCTCGAACTGGCCAAGCCGCCACTTCTCATGCACATTGTGGATACTGCGGCAAGGTTAACCACGTTGAGGCCGAGTGCTGGATGAAGCAAGGAAAGTGTCTGAGGTGTGGTAGTACTAAGCATAGGATTTCAGATTGCCCTAGAGCTTTCAAAAAGAGGAAGTACTCAATAGCCAACTAGGTCCACCGCAAAACGATCAAGTGCCAGATGGGAGTAATTAGTACTAATGGCTATGAACGGGGTCCTAGTAGCGAAAGTTTCACAGATTGAGATGGTTTGACTTCACTCGAGGAATAGAGGTGGTAGTTTTACCCTAGACTGGGCTAGCACCTTTGGAGGTTGtgatcttttgaaaaaaaaaaaaatcttttgttgttttgtatcctGGCAACTTGACATGTTTTGCTACAATCCTGTCATTCTCCTTTCCTTTTGAGAGGAGTTCATAAACCTCTTCCAACTGGATGTAATTATTATGATCCTTATGACTCATGAAAACTTACTtcgcttttaattgtttttatgacTTACACGTATGTTTAAATCCTACCCCACGCCCTTAGAATTATAATAAGACGCGAATAGTATTGGATGTGATCGAGATTTTGCTTGAAAAATATAGACCACCTGAGGTCTTGATAGTGACTAGAGATCGGGATCGAAGTGAGGACTTAGTgttgaaatggaattcaatgttggaaatgccaatttgagatattaaaatcgGTGGATTGAGTTAGTAAAAGGAAATAATTAATGGATTCAATGTGCCTAACGATTAAGGACTAGATATCGTATTTGGAATGAAGGCTAGAAGCTATGTATTTATAGATTATGGAGTTTGGAgcgatgtgaccattaagaacaactaCGTTTTTGTCTTATATGGATAAGAATTCGATAATTTGTAAGGAGGTGTGATCCTATCTAAATTGGATTTAAAGTAGAGATATTACCCCTTTGGAAACCCTAGGAACTAATGTGGTTAATACCGCTTTCAAATGAAGACATGGACACTCTAAAATTTTCGATACACCCTTCGAGTTGACAGATGCACTAGAAGCATTTATGGACCCAAGGTATCGGAGTTAAACCGTATTTTGACAAATCGGTGGAgacatttattgatgatataacGATATACTCTAGTGTTTGAGAAGGTCATGAAAGACACTTGATGGTAGTTTTACGAATCTCGAGAGAACAccaacttttgttaagttcaataactgtgagttcgattggaagaaatagcctttctaggttatacagtatctaaggaaggaattattattgactcaaCTAAAATGAAAGATTGTATAAGAGGAAACGACCAGAAAAGCATATTGAAGTTTGGAATTCTCGGAATTAGCCGAATGCTTCCTTTGGTTATCAAGGACTTTTGcaagagtgcaagacttggcaaacCATTTGAGGTTCTATATGTAAGGGAAAATCTTGAGATGCAGAATGTTAATCGGTGTACATGTGTAGgaggtaattttgtgatttacacAGATGAttcaaatgatggtttagaatgtatattaataaaacatgaaaaggtgattgtatatgcctctaggaagttaaaacgccaaaaaaaaaaaaaaacgtaagcTGGTGATCGATCAGATAGACTTAACCatgaagggaatgatattttctcaagtgtgaatttcgaggacgaaattctgtaaggaggggaggatatgaggacccgaaaaatttcttatttttatcgaatattaatggttgaATTAAGTATTTACCCACctgtttttcccaaataatttattacgaccattttaaatccattcgtatggaataatgtcttcattgtgtttttaaaatgtcccgttaacaacttcaattttcggaagGATTGTTTAAGTGCGAGATagtgaacacgagtgtttcgaggtgatattatattcgagagCATGATTATCCTgaggaaattaagaacggacaatagcagattaagaaaagttaatcgagaattaaaggtgaataagttctaagtgagcatatactactcacgcgtggatagttttccaaaagacgcatggatacaaatttattggagatttgaggagttaatactcgactcatgtgaggactcgtaaaaactattattttatttaaacctaatttatggcttaataaattatttaattggatttttgccacgagaaatattttctagtcttattagacctaaatacatggtaatataacttcgttatatttttaaaatgattcgtttcaaaaattaatttcctagagcgcgtttagtaaaaatagtgaatagtgcttggagattttaacCGCGTAGGAGCACAGTgaacttggaatattggagacttgtactacggtcctaaaataggtaatattatgaataaatactcaagtgatagttagtagtgcaatcgttataagaatttctcggcagtttcgcgttataacgttaaaattgacggtacgcatTTTCACACACACGATTTTGtttgagagactttagacccttatttcgggacaattaagagtgaataatatttacacgaatataagtgcattagaggtttagtgcactagtgaaacaaatgcgagagaaatcgagccgtaatcgcaccaaacgcaccctagtgagagttgactttggggatgatttttgcaccacacattgtgtcttccttaagaagctaaatttggaccaaacactctctctcttagtctctctcttggccgaattctctgcagcaaaaaaaacaacacaaagttgccattttcatcttcaattcttgCACAAAAACTTCATGGATTCACACCAAATTTGAACTACACTTAGCTTGTCACTTGGAGAGATCATCTAGCTAGTAAAAGGAGGAGTttctcacggtttcttggagcatcttgaggaccgaaatttctggtttaaagcAACAAGGAGGTATAAcctcatcctacaccttaaacttggattatgatagtagaaatgcatctttaagctattgcatgtgtatgggtgtcttgatattgttggaaaatttgaaaagtgggctctatggatttccacacttgggttgttgctgatttgatgattgatggtggttatattgttggtttagtggttaaaatgatggattaatggtgtgaaattagtagaaacttcattgggtgtaagaagctaaaatttccgattttgcccctgcaatgttcggccatttccaggccaatttttaatggtataatggcttgaattggatgtttataggatgtattagatgtgtgaaaaatttcattggaaaatattgaggtttgattgagcaaatgaatttttcttgagaaactagcaaatctggaaaactgttcgcgtatgattctgaccagtggtagtattttggctataactctgtcctcggatgtcgaaatcatgtgccgttggtggcgttggaaactagacattcctggctttaatttggtatataatgcacgttctgattctttgtgagcaagccaaaccaaatgttttaagctcgctgtcctgttgctctgttcatctggaatggagtgttcaggcagcaaattgatgcccgattttgaaccagatgggtgccgaatttggaaaagATTTCCTCTGTGGTATTTTAGCCCTataaatgtattttccaacggcgtaagccatgctcgattccgagttaaattgattgacttgtgactaaaacaagaggactgccctgttttggaaaaacgtaatatttggactgatttgggacaaaaacttgggagtgatcttattaattgaaattttggtgctaaacacttaccaaaggcattatggatgtttcttaggcctttatttcacaaatgaaccatgattggatagtttgcttgattaaacgttttgaaatgggtaatgaaagtcaaaaggcagattgccttagaaattttctgaaactttggatgattagttaactaccttcccgagggtatttttccctgaattttgacagagagataccttccatatagtattgaaatactgccaattttggtgtcaatccaagttcgtttcgatacctaattaaatttctagagttggaggttcaaatctggaaaattcttctccagtcttgaattttccccaactttgagctaccgtatctcggtactcaaaactccgattcttgatccgcttacTTTGCtatacacctcacttgcaactctaattgggttacaaatttcagaggccggtttgcaacgtgtaaatcgtgccgaattttcaaagttggccgaaatccaacttaatgctGCCTTGAAACCAAGTCTGCACcttcaagcccatttttgagcactttccacttcgattcatggaaaagtgtcttctaggaacttatagtaatttctaagaggtttccaacggtataaagttttccaattttcgaattgtaccgagtgagttacgatttttcaaagattcatgataaagctgaaaattttccaatttcaaagaaatagagtttttcaagaactctttacacttttgatattatctaaacgttttgcccacgattttcatgataaaaactcaactaATATTATACTTCATAAaacgcaagttgaacctcgatttacgagtaattgaggttcatttttgtgaaatattccttAGATCGTATTAATGTACAATCTTACTTGATAATTGAGATACTTGAGTAATTATCCACCATTAACTGCCAggcacacaaggagaccttcaagaggatctcaccgtggacacttgaactccagcgaataatctttattaaattgctcggtgagtgtcaagtgtgtgaatctttgatacttgcttaattgtggtaattattagagattttaaaaataagggcgggtgtgtactttatcgcatccgttctgatttcaaatgaatgaatgaaatgtattgaatgaatgaatgaaatgcaatgttatgtaatggttacatatgtcgttggagtgaacctcctcgacttccaaatgaatgggggacgcccaaactcataggccgaccttgaactcgagccggcaatgggcttggtcgggaacttgggcgagccatgagattataagctcgacctaataagaggtcctgcttggcatattcgtagagtatcgccttataacagacttgtgggcccttggggtgtacggtggacggagggaagtaagtggtgatctacggaaaagGAAAtatcgacccggttgacaggagggtcaatgcgggaaggtatacgaatgacatcggcagagcgagtggaacttagctcctgagagctactatatccttgaattgtttctgattatttttcctactcaaatggtactttattgaaatatcacggttttatttaataaagttgagattgctatttgaacaatgtgcttgcatgtgtgtccttggcctcacgagcgttttgctcaccctgtagatttgttttccttaacaggactggaaatggagttaacgcggagaaatctccttttggatatattttgttttagggtttcaggtgtattttggcttgacccctttatgattgtactttggaagtttaatgtatcattcggatatctgtgatgtatattttgaaatttaagttgtattatgaacgcacgacgtgcgggtggcaagctgataggtaccttgtgatgtaaccatgagaactgtcacagttggcatcagagccatatgctgaCAGGTTGGGTAATGGATGGATATTGTTAAGCATGAACGTTTCCGCCCTATATGTATTCGTACTAATTTGATTTTGGTATCTAGTATCGCTTTAAGGTTGAACGTttattgcttgagtcctagcgagagttaggcaggcgttccgcggataccctttggtgcgccttagggagaagtgggggcgtcacagctaaacctagggagtacactcacgagagtagaggtgcatctaTGTGGCTTTAGTAAttcatttcatataatttcatagaaaaaatgaacttgtaactaattttatAATCATGAgagtaggtatggattagttataagtatagttgatgcGTTACAAAAGTAGGTTTCGCATACATAAGGAAATTACGTTATAACTAATCTAGATAGTAGTACTGAGTGATCCaaaaatagcacttgcatgagtagttaggaataccataacctaaggagctttaatttgttattatcttgcataagtttagcatagttttatttcttttaatttattgatcatctaaataatagagaagttttagtaGTTCTGATAATTGTCCAAtcttcctcgtgggatcgacccgatatatgccctaaactactagttgacctgtatacttacagtcaaaatgggtataaattggatttaaacttgtacttatatattAAAATCCCATCATTTACAAAAAATGTGCCCATGCAGATCTTAAAATTCAGGGAGAggatttttcattaaaaatttttgagGAAGGTTTTTCACGCTTGACTATAGAGTAATTTGAATCGCTTTATTGCACTATTTATTCACGTATAGAGAAAACTAATTATGTTGCAGAATGGTTCTATGTTTTTACAGTTTCGTTTTGGTTAAGTTGCGTTGGAGATTGAAGAATGATAACTTACGCTACTATGCTGTTTTTACAAGATTTTATTTTTGGGAGGAGGTTTTCTTCGGCAAATTCTATTTAATTAGATCCTTAAGATGAACATGTAGGGCACGATATGAAATTTGttctcaaattttttattttatctaaaaAGATATGAAATTTATCAATAtgattctttaattttttttcttttgaaaaattaaactaTAATGGGAGCCCAACCCTATGGTCCAACCTTCTCTTGCTCGTCATTCGGTGTCTAGTAAGGATGCGCACAGGTCGAATACCTGCCCCGTGGACCATGTGGTCGGCCCAACTCATACCTTGCGGGTCAGTTATTTTCTGATTCTTACCCGCTCTGCATATCAGTGGGTATTCGATTATAGAGTACTCGCTGAGATAGGGTCGGGTCAACGGGTACCCTCCTCACTctacttatcatttaatttttaaaaaaaatgatttatactaatttaattttgtattttacacattcatgtaagatttaataaaaaaaattttcaacaaaatctcctactaaGAAACAAGCATGCAAAGAGAatgcaagaaaaagtaaaaaaaaattaaaagaattcaaaatcaatgaaagtttgaaataagtaacacatttttttaaatatatattccacattaattaaactctttTCTATGAAACATAAGATCATGACCTTTACAAATaaatcttgtaaataaactataatctctcatatttgtaatgcaatttgttcaatgGAATTACTTATTTAactctaaaaatattattttatagtatgtgcataaaaaatatatatatatatatgcggggCGTCAGGTACCCGCAAGTTTTTAATTATATGACTCTAACCCGTCTCGCATCTAAATGAGTACTCAATTCTCTTTTGATCCAATCAAATAATACAGATTGGATATGTTAATTTTCGAATCGGATCAGGTTGGATAtgacaaatttttgagttaGTGAGTAATTTTACCCACCCCAAGTGTGTCTAGCTAGTCACTAGTACGAGGAGTGAATAAAGGAGAAAAAATCCTTCATCCCACAAATGCGGCGCGGGTCAAGGAAGGCAAGCATTTGCCTGGTGCCCGTCCCTTACGAAAACATAAATATTGTAGATAATCATGataagtcaatttttttttcattatttcaaTAAAATGGAGgcaattaagggaaaaaaaagtggAGGCTATTAAAACGACAAAAAGTTATTAATTTACTCATTTATGAAAAGAACACTAAATCTTGACTAGTCAAAGGGGTTTACGGTTTTCCTTATGAACTATGTGATGGATCTACAAATGACAAGCCTTTATATatggctttttcttttttcatattctACATAGAATAATCAAGGAGAAAAGCGATGTAAAGTAAGATAGAAATTATTAGAGTTGaatataaggaaaaaaaatgttatgataaatatatatatagtccTATTTATATGGATGTaaaattttcataaaattttcataaattttcatACTTCAATCAGGTACTAGTGTTTCATGATCAAAGAGTAAAGAAAAAAACTTTACTGAAGAAAAATAACGCTTTTATTTATGATCTCGATATCAAAAACGTTACAACCTTATAACTGAACGCACAGGACACATGTATGAAATCTAATAGCAAGAGAAAACTCTGAACTAAAGTTTTTCCTTGACACATGATTAGAGCACCTTGTTAGAAGAGATCCACGCAACAGAGACTTagaattacttaaaaaaaaaaaaaaaaaaaaggatacaaGAGAATAACTCAAGAGTCGAGATCACAATCTTATATGTATTGAATACTTGCAAAAATAGGTAGGAAATTAGGGGAAATCCATTAGGGTATAATATTGGAAGGACCCTTTATCTTCTATAAAAACTACCATTCTCAAACAAGTACTGAGGCATATTTGCTGCCTAGATCTGGCGCGTAAGTTCATCCTGAACCTTCTTTTGCAGTTCTTCCAGTGCCTTCTTCATCATCAGAAGTTGCTCCAGATTCATCTCTCCAATTGGAGCCTGCCACCAATTCTTGTGCTGGCCTTCTTTTATCATCTGACCAAGAACTTCTTCACGTTTTTTGTTGGCTTTCAATTGTGTTTTAAGGTcgataattttattattgagtTCATCAATGTTATCTCCATGGTGATTAGTGCCACCATGGACGCTGGGTGATGGCTTGTTTCCAACAAACTTATCAATGACAGATTCGAAAGATGAATGACCAAAAGAGTAAGCCCTTTTTCCAGGAGAGAACACCAACAGAGCAACTTCTGCACCAGTAAGAGTGCAAAGTTCGTTGGCTTTCATGAATAGGCCATTGCGACGCTTTGAGAAGGTAACATGGAGATTGTTATTTTTCTCCATTTCAACTATAGGAACTTTTTGATGACCTCTAGTTAATTTTTTGGCCATGGCTTAATTTGATCGATTCACAATGCCAATATTTGAGGAGGAGGGTATTTATAGGGTTTTCCTTAGTGCCTATTGATGCCGCTTTTCCTATTGTGACCTTGTCTTATATGGCAAAAAATTAATTCACATTGGAGTCATATTTATCCGCAATCTAATGCATTTATGGTAGGAAAGCAAATTTAAAACTTACCAAATCAAGTTTCTGAACAATTGTTCAATTAGCTTCCATGTGCCAAAGATTTGcattcaaatttttttcctaatcTAGTTTCTAAGCAGTTTTACAATCAGCATCCATGCATGTGGTAGAAATTCACAttaaatttttttcccaaattgaaTTGCTTAATTATGAAAATCTTATACTTACTCATTATTATAGATCTACCTTTTTATGTTTGTTGACTGTCCACTTTATCACCAAACCAAAAAGTCGACCAATTTTATTTATGAATGCCGCTTGTAATAAGTTACAAGGTGAACGATAGTTGTACTTGACATTGTTAAATTCATGTACAGATAATGCATAGTTGTACAAATTGTTAAAACTCTTCTGTATAAAAtgaagggttaattacatttacctcccccgaggtttgaccatattaccaatcaatccctgtaatttgtccaaataacggtctcaccctttgaatgatcaaacatttaacaaaaacctccttaatgccgaaaatgcccttattgaggccatgttgcattaaaaaaagaacatatttttattttattaaccctgaagcaatccaaaaaaatagaaaaaagtttttgtttattattttataaaaaccatatctttgcttccataaatagttttgaatcaataattattttaaatcttaaaaatgaatattaaaaattagatgaattgaaagaaaaataataaaagaagaaattattttaattcctggAGTATGGTTCAAATTGAAGAAAACATGTCTTGTGCTCTCCGCAATATGGCTTGAATCACAAATTCGAACCATActtgaggatttaaaataattgcttcttttttatttttctttcaatttatctaatttttaatatttatttttaagatttaaaataattattgattcaaaactatttatggaagtaaaaatatgatttttataaaataataagcaaaaactttttttctatttttttggattgcttcagggttaataaaataaaaatatgttctttttttaatgcaacatagcctcaataagggcattttcggcattaagggatttttgttaaatgtttgatcattcaaagggtgagaccgttatttggacaaattacagggattgattgataatatggtcaaaccttaggggagataaatgtaattaaccctaaaatgaaAGCTTTCGGATATAACTTTTAAATATTAGTATTTATCCatcaaaaagtttgaaaaagtaaggtCATATTTGATAACCTAATTCAACATTTAAACTTAATggataacttaatggattcaaatgtTAACATGTttgataattaaaattaaacatTTGAAGTAACTAAGTGGCACTAAAATTTTAATGTAACATTTGCTCCATAAACTATTCAATTATCATTTAATGaaatatacactcaaatgtatcagatctaatatttaacaattcaataatttaatcaattcagattttagatttcaaatttcaaatttcagtttctaaacttcaattttatcaaacacaccctAAGTTTTTCCCTTAAATTTGGTTTCTCAGAATCAACCATTCTCAAATCCTAGTCCAATACTGCATGTGGCATTTGTATGAATCATTTCTGtacctttttttattatttaagtTTCTGTACTTTAATCCTGTGAACCATACGGTAGATATATAATTTTAGCATGTATAAATATTGTtgctagatatgcaaaataagaaCCGTTTCATTTCAGACAAACGGTTGTAACTTATTACCCGAAGGTTATTCCTACTTCCAATCAAAGCAGCAATATTACATTTCAGACAACATCTTATTTTCTGTAAGTATACCCATCAAAACAACTCCGCCAGTACTAGATTTAtaagttaaaaataaatttatattgCAGTGATAAGAATAACTTGAATAAAAAAAACCCACTCATTTTCAGTTCTCATTTTGTCATCAATCACAAACAAAATATTTTCATCTTTCGCGACAATTGCAAAACACTGGCTTCAATGGCTTTAACATCTCCCTTACTCGATTTCTCTGCTTCGCTCTTCTTGATTTTCAATTTAAAGCATTCAAACATAATGTATCCCTTTTCAGTGACAATATTTGTACTACTTATTTTTTGTGTCTAGATATAGATTTACATATAAATTTGGTATTGCTAAAGTTTTATGCCTGGTCCATATCAGTAATTTTCACATTTATCTCTGCAAATCTATAACAATGAAATTAAATTTATCAATATGTCAATATATAAAATACATTCAATCATTTGGTACAAACTGACTTTCCTTCAGGGGATTGGGTTGGACGGTAAAAGGGAAGGGATTGTAAGCAGGAGATCCTGAATTCAAAATCTTccacttaccaaaaaaaaaaaaaaggaaaaaaaaacttttcttcAAATAAAATGGATTCTCTACTATCTTCTTCGAATACAAAGTTTTGATCTTATCCTACTTGATTTTAGCCGAAGTCTTACTGGTGACTCCTCATAAAATCTCATTAAAGAGATTTATTATGAAAAATGATTTTCACATTCTGATCCATCTCGCCGAAATCCTCATCATCCATCTTCTTTGGTTTTTTCTCAACTCATGGCAAGTCCATATTACACCAAATAGGCCCCAACTGGAGCCACAGCATTTCAAAGATGACACCGTGATTGAATTTCTCAACGGCAGTCTTTCTTATCTTTTATTGCCGTAAAACCCCTAGAGTTTCTGATACCAGCTGTGATGGCCGCTCCTAAAATATTCATAAGAGAGGACAAAAGAACCCTTAGAACTTATACAAGTTTGTAAGGGCTGGCCCTAAAAAATTCACAAAGACAAGGATACAATGGCTTTTGACATCCCACAAAGACAATAACAAAGTAGAAATAAATCAAAGAGATAAACACCAGATTTATGTGATTTGGTAAAAAGACCGATCTCCATGTAAGAGGAGCAGAAGTTTATTATGAATAAGAAGAGTACAAAGTATTAAACAGTAAATGTTCATAGGCTTAAAACACTTACACATGAATAGCCCAAAATAATGCAAACACCTTAATGACCCAATGGCTCAGCTCTCACTAACTAACCCTATTGAATAACCCTCTAAATATAAGTACTAATAGGAGAGAAACTCTTCTAAATTTCCACGCA is drawn from Coffea arabica cultivar ET-39 chromosome 1c, Coffea Arabica ET-39 HiFi, whole genome shotgun sequence and contains these coding sequences:
- the LOC113740350 gene encoding agamous-like MADS-box protein AGL62, whose product is MAKKLTRGHQKVPIVEMEKNNNLHVTFSKRRNGLFMKANELCTLTGAEVALLVFSPGKRAYSFGHSSFESVIDKFVGNKPSPSVHGGTNHHGDNIDELNNKIIDLKTQLKANKKREEVLGQMIKEGQHKNWWQAPIGEMNLEQLLMMKKALEELQKKVQDELTRQI